In Streptomyces sp. NBC_00448, the following are encoded in one genomic region:
- a CDS encoding phosphotransferase enzyme family protein produces the protein MAGRNGVVVGRSWSQSCERSSGTGAGLGCWAADAARARAFTGGRRGRASRGRSPWLVRLADGTSAVLRIGDAQDEQQRDGFRIEAAVLEAARGHGIPTSALIAHDLTDEDCGALAVLSTVIEGKSRIPVAPTPGRLREYGAATATLHCVPGSRLGRLPRRTRPIELVDFAAERRKHGASDLLTSAEELIAGHATPEHESVLVHGDLWQGNTLWTGTRLTGFVDWDCAGIGEPGLDVAPIRLDAALMFGPEHADPVLAGYLESGGRDDVADLAYWDVVAALSTPPRMAGFVSAIQDQGRPDLDRPVLEERRDAFLRGALGRLSA, from the coding sequence CTGGCCGGACGCAACGGCGTTGTCGTAGGCAGGTCCTGGTCTCAAAGCTGTGAGCGATCTTCTGGAACCGGTGCTGGACTGGGCTGTTGGGCAGCTGACGCGGCCCGAGCACGTGCGTTCACGGGTGGCCGACGTGGTCGGGCTTCGCGAGGGCGAAGCCCGTGGCTGGTGCGACTCGCCGACGGGACCTCGGCCGTGCTCCGGATCGGGGACGCGCAGGACGAACAGCAGCGTGACGGGTTCCGCATCGAGGCGGCGGTGCTCGAAGCAGCGCGCGGGCACGGCATACCCACGTCCGCACTGATCGCGCACGACCTGACCGATGAGGACTGCGGCGCGCTCGCGGTGCTGAGCACGGTCATCGAGGGGAAGAGCCGCATCCCCGTGGCACCGACGCCCGGGCGGCTTCGGGAGTACGGCGCGGCCACCGCCACGCTGCATTGTGTGCCCGGCAGCAGGCTCGGCCGACTGCCGCGCCGAACCCGACCGATCGAGCTGGTGGACTTCGCGGCCGAACGCCGGAAGCACGGCGCGAGCGACCTCCTGACGTCGGCCGAGGAACTGATCGCCGGACACGCGACACCCGAGCACGAATCCGTGCTCGTCCACGGGGACCTGTGGCAGGGGAACACGCTGTGGACGGGCACGAGGCTCACCGGGTTCGTGGACTGGGACTGCGCCGGCATCGGCGAGCCGGGCCTCGACGTCGCCCCGATCCGCCTGGACGCCGCCCTCATGTTCGGGCCCGAGCACGCCGATCCGGTGCTGGCCGGCTACCTGGAATCCGGCGGCCGGGACGATGTCGCGGACCTGGCGTACTGGGACGTCGTCGCCGCCCTCAGCACGCCACCGCGCATGGCCGGCTTCGTGTCCGCGATCCAGGACCAGGGACGCCCCGACCTCGACCGCCCGGTCCTCGAAGAGCGCCGCGACGCCTTCCTACGTGGCGCACTTGGACGTCTTTCCGCCTAG
- a CDS encoding aldo/keto reductase, with protein MSTQTQPAKASGTFSLSGELPVTRLGFGSMQLTGPGVWGDPKDPDEAVRVLRRAVESGVDFIDTADSYGPVVAEPLIRKALHPYPADLVIATKAGLTRSGPNDWRPVGRPEYLRQQAEMSLRHLGLDRIPLFQLHRIDPKVPLEEQVGELKLLQEEGKIAHIGLSEVDVDQLEAARAVAEIASVQNLYNLANRSAEKLLDHAEAQGIAFIPWFPLATGELAKPGGPLAELAERHGASPSQLALAWLLRRSPVMLPIPGTSSVAHLDDNIAAAGLELTDAEFAELTDAVG; from the coding sequence GTGAGCACGCAGACCCAGCCCGCCAAGGCGTCCGGGACGTTCTCCCTCTCCGGGGAGCTGCCGGTCACCCGCCTGGGGTTCGGTTCGATGCAGTTGACCGGACCCGGGGTGTGGGGTGACCCGAAGGACCCCGACGAGGCGGTGCGCGTGCTGCGGCGGGCCGTCGAGTCGGGCGTCGACTTCATCGACACGGCCGACTCGTACGGGCCGGTGGTGGCCGAGCCGCTGATCCGCAAGGCGCTGCACCCGTATCCGGCGGACCTGGTGATCGCCACGAAGGCCGGGCTGACCCGTTCCGGGCCGAACGACTGGCGGCCGGTCGGGCGGCCGGAATACCTGCGGCAGCAGGCCGAGATGAGCCTGCGGCACCTGGGCCTGGACCGTATCCCGCTCTTCCAGTTGCACCGGATCGACCCGAAGGTGCCGCTGGAGGAGCAGGTGGGCGAGCTGAAGCTGCTCCAGGAGGAGGGCAAGATCGCGCACATCGGGCTCTCCGAGGTCGATGTGGACCAGCTGGAGGCGGCCCGGGCGGTCGCCGAGATCGCGTCGGTGCAGAACCTGTACAACCTGGCCAACCGCTCCGCGGAGAAGCTGCTCGACCACGCCGAGGCGCAGGGCATCGCCTTCATCCCGTGGTTCCCGCTGGCCACCGGCGAGCTGGCCAAGCCCGGCGGGCCGCTCGCCGAACTGGCCGAGCGGCACGGCGCGAGCCCCTCCCAGCTCGCCCTCGCCTGGCTGCTGCGCCGCTCCCCCGTGATGCTGCCGATCCCGGGCACGTCCTCGGTGGCGCACCTGGACGACAACATCGCGGCGGCCGGACTGGAGCTGACCGACGCGGAGTTCGCGGAGCTGACCGACGCGGTCGGCTGA
- a CDS encoding aldo/keto reductase, which yields MRFTRLGATGLEVSAISLGCMSFGEPDRGNHEWTLGEDASRDLIKRALDAGVNFFDTANVYSAGSSEEITGRALRDLADRDEVVIATKVHGRTRPGPNGGGLSRKAIMAEIDHSLRRLGTDYVDLYQIHRWDHDTPIEETMEALHDVVKAGKARYIGASSMHAWQFSKAQYTADLHGWTRFCSMQNHYNLLYREEEREMLPLCADQGVGVIPWSPLARGRLTRPWDETTARAETDEFGRTLYHSDDRVVVERVAEVAAARGIPAAQVALAWMHRNPVVTAPIVGVTKAHHLDDAVASLEVELTDEEVARLEEPYAPHAVAGFH from the coding sequence ATGCGCTTTACGCGACTGGGCGCGACCGGTCTTGAAGTGTCGGCGATCAGCCTGGGCTGCATGAGCTTCGGCGAGCCGGACCGCGGCAACCACGAGTGGACCCTCGGCGAGGACGCGAGCCGGGACCTCATCAAGCGGGCCCTCGACGCCGGGGTGAACTTCTTCGACACCGCGAACGTCTACTCCGCCGGCAGCAGCGAGGAGATCACCGGCCGCGCGCTGCGCGACCTCGCCGACCGCGACGAGGTGGTGATCGCCACCAAGGTGCACGGCCGGACCCGGCCGGGACCCAACGGCGGCGGGCTGTCCCGCAAGGCGATCATGGCCGAGATCGACCACAGCCTGCGCCGGCTCGGCACGGACTACGTGGACCTCTACCAGATCCACCGCTGGGACCACGACACGCCGATCGAGGAGACCATGGAGGCGTTGCACGACGTGGTGAAGGCCGGCAAGGCCCGCTACATCGGCGCCTCCTCGATGCACGCCTGGCAGTTCTCGAAGGCGCAGTACACCGCGGACCTGCACGGCTGGACCCGGTTCTGCTCGATGCAGAACCACTACAACCTGCTCTACCGCGAGGAGGAGCGCGAGATGCTGCCGCTCTGCGCGGACCAGGGCGTCGGCGTCATCCCGTGGAGCCCGCTGGCCCGCGGGCGGCTGACCCGGCCGTGGGACGAGACCACCGCCCGCGCCGAGACCGACGAGTTCGGCCGCACCCTCTACCACTCCGACGACCGCGTCGTGGTGGAGCGGGTCGCCGAGGTCGCCGCGGCGCGCGGCATCCCCGCCGCGCAGGTCGCGCTCGCCTGGATGCACCGCAACCCGGTGGTCACCGCGCCCATCGTCGGCGTCACCAAGGCGCACCACCTGGACGACGCGGTGGCGTCGCTGGAGGTCGAGCTGACCGACGAGGAGGTGGCCCGGCTGGAGGAGCCGTACGCGCCGCACGCGGTGGCCGGGTTCCACTGA
- a CDS encoding DUF4236 domain-containing protein, producing MPVTFRKSFHIFPGVRLNVNRRSLSLTLGRKGAHRTWSTTGRRTTSADLPGPFGYRHTER from the coding sequence ATGCCCGTGACGTTCCGCAAGTCCTTCCACATCTTCCCCGGCGTGCGGCTCAACGTGAACCGCAGGTCGCTCTCCCTGACGCTGGGCCGCAAGGGCGCGCACCGCACCTGGTCCACCACCGGCCGCCGCACCACCTCCGCCGACCTGCCCGGCCCCTTCGGCTACCGCCACACCGAACGCTGA
- a CDS encoding ABC transporter ATP-binding protein, which translates to MSGHLPVAEPSAVGRAAGRLIRSDGRAFAAVLALNALAAAAGLVGPWLVGRIVDEVQKGGEVRAVDRLALVILLFAAAQFLLARYARYLGHRFGERTLARVREQFVDRALTLPASVVERAGSGDLTARGTTDVAMVGTTLRDAAPEVLIALVQALFILGAVFVLDPLLGCCGLLSLGGIWFALRWYLRRARAAYLAEGAANSAVTEILAATVTGARTVEAFGLQERRVAASRDAIEVSRRARTRTLNLRTVFFPAVDISYVVPVVAVLMVGGLLHAHGVMSLGAVVSAALYLRQLSEPLDSIMMWVEQLQSSSASFARVEGLGGAAQVAPQAAPSPVDDRIDVVGARYSYAGGAEVVRGVDLTVRPGERLALVGPSGAGKTTLSRLLAGIDAPHAGSVTVGRVPVADLDPEQLRRHVVLVTQEHHVFLGTIRDNLLIAAPAARDDELLAALAAVGADWVGDLPDGLDTAVGDGGHRTDGSQAQQLALARVVLADPHTLILDEATALLDPSTARHTERALASVLRGRTVIAIAHRLHTAHDADRVAVMEGGRLTELGTHEELVAARGAYAALWSSWHGGQE; encoded by the coding sequence ATGAGCGGGCACCTGCCGGTCGCCGAGCCGTCGGCCGTGGGGCGGGCGGCGGGGCGGCTGATCCGGTCCGACGGCCGGGCCTTCGCCGCCGTACTCGCCCTCAACGCGCTGGCCGCCGCGGCCGGGCTCGTCGGGCCGTGGCTGGTCGGCCGGATCGTCGACGAGGTGCAGAAGGGCGGCGAGGTGCGTGCCGTGGACCGGCTGGCGCTGGTCATCCTGCTCTTCGCGGCGGCGCAGTTCCTGCTCGCGCGCTACGCCCGCTACCTCGGCCACCGTTTCGGCGAGCGGACCCTCGCCCGCGTCCGCGAGCAGTTCGTCGACCGCGCGCTGACCCTGCCGGCCTCGGTGGTGGAACGCGCCGGCAGCGGCGACCTGACCGCGCGCGGCACCACGGACGTGGCCATGGTCGGTACCACGCTTCGCGACGCGGCACCCGAGGTGCTGATCGCCCTGGTCCAGGCGCTGTTCATCCTCGGCGCGGTCTTCGTGCTCGATCCGCTGCTCGGCTGCTGCGGCCTGCTCAGCCTGGGCGGGATCTGGTTCGCGCTGCGCTGGTACCTGCGCCGGGCGCGTGCCGCCTACCTCGCGGAGGGCGCGGCCAACTCGGCGGTCACCGAGATCCTCGCCGCCACGGTCACCGGCGCGCGGACGGTCGAGGCGTTCGGGCTGCAGGAGCGGCGCGTGGCGGCGAGCCGGGACGCGATCGAGGTCTCCCGCCGGGCCCGGACCCGTACGCTCAACCTGCGCACGGTGTTCTTCCCCGCGGTGGACATCTCGTACGTCGTCCCGGTCGTCGCGGTGCTGATGGTCGGCGGTCTGCTGCACGCGCACGGCGTGATGAGCCTGGGCGCGGTGGTCAGCGCGGCGCTGTATCTGCGGCAGCTGTCCGAGCCGCTGGACTCGATCATGATGTGGGTCGAGCAGTTGCAGAGCAGCAGCGCGTCCTTCGCCCGGGTCGAGGGCCTGGGCGGGGCCGCGCAGGTCGCTCCGCAGGCGGCCCCCTCCCCCGTCGACGACCGGATCGACGTCGTCGGCGCCCGCTACTCCTACGCCGGCGGGGCCGAGGTGGTGCGCGGTGTCGATCTGACCGTGCGTCCCGGCGAGCGGCTGGCGCTCGTCGGCCCCTCGGGTGCCGGCAAGACCACGCTGAGCCGGCTGCTGGCGGGGATCGACGCCCCGCACGCGGGGTCGGTGACCGTGGGCCGGGTCCCGGTCGCCGACCTGGACCCCGAGCAGTTGCGCCGCCATGTCGTGCTGGTCACCCAGGAGCACCACGTGTTCCTCGGCACGATCCGGGACAACCTGCTGATCGCCGCGCCCGCCGCGCGGGACGACGAACTGCTCGCGGCACTGGCGGCCGTGGGGGCGGACTGGGTCGGCGACCTGCCGGACGGCCTGGACACCGCCGTGGGCGACGGCGGCCACCGCACCGACGGTTCGCAGGCCCAGCAACTCGCCCTGGCACGAGTCGTGCTGGCCGATCCGCACACGCTGATCCTCGACGAGGCGACCGCGCTGCTCGACCCGAGCACCGCACGCCACACCGAGCGCGCGCTGGCGAGCGTGCTGCGCGGCCGTACCGTGATCGCCATCGCGCACCGGCTGCACACCGCCCACGACGCGGACCGGGTGGCCGTGATGGAGGGCGGCCGGCTCACCGAACTCGGCACCCACGAGGAACTGGTGGCGGCCCGGGGCGCCTACGCCGCGCTCTGGTCGTCCTGGCACGGCGGCCAGGAGTAG
- a CDS encoding GlsB/YeaQ/YmgE family stress response membrane protein: MGLIGWIILGLLAGAIAKLLLPGRDPGGVLGTIVIGIVGAFLGGWLSAKLLDKPVPHHFFDGHTWLAAIGGSLVLLIAYRLLFGDSRDRRSRR; encoded by the coding sequence ATGGGACTCATCGGTTGGATCATTCTGGGACTGCTCGCCGGGGCGATAGCCAAGCTCCTGCTGCCCGGGCGTGACCCGGGTGGGGTGCTGGGCACCATCGTCATCGGCATCGTCGGGGCCTTCCTCGGCGGCTGGCTGTCGGCCAAGCTGCTGGACAAGCCCGTGCCGCACCACTTCTTCGACGGCCATACCTGGCTCGCCGCGATCGGCGGCTCGCTGGTGCTGCTGATCGCGTACCGCCTGCTGTTCGGGGACTCCCGAGATCGCCGAAGCCGACGCTGA
- the gndA gene encoding NADP-dependent phosphogluconate dehydrogenase — translation MSATADIGVTGLAVMGSNLARNFARHGFTVALHNRTTAKTTALVDEHGDEGAFVATRTPEEFVAALERPRRLIIMVKAGDPTDAVIREFAPLLEEGDVIIDGGNAHFEDTRRRERELRAQGIHFVGTGISGGEEGALNGPSIMPGGSAQSYESLGPLLERIAAKAKDGTPCTTHIGPDGAGHFVKMVHNGIEYADMQLIAEAYDLLRAIGGYTPAQIADIFRTWNTGRLDSYLIEITAEVLAHTDAATGRPFVDIVADQAEQKGTGRWTVQTALDLGVPVSGIAEAVFARSLSGHADLRAASRGLPSPQAKALSGQAAADFADQVEQALYASKIVSYTQGFHQIQAGSDAYDWDIDLGRIAAIWRGGCIIRAAFLDRITAAYDGRPDLPSLLSDQRFADEIGAAQDDWRAVVAAAAAGGVPAPGFSAALAYYDALRAERLPAALTQGQRDFFGAHTYRRIDREGVFHTLWGGDRDEVDAG, via the coding sequence ATGAGCGCAACCGCCGACATCGGCGTGACCGGACTCGCCGTCATGGGCAGCAATCTCGCCCGGAACTTCGCCCGCCACGGGTTCACCGTGGCACTGCACAACCGCACCACCGCCAAGACCACCGCCCTCGTCGACGAGCACGGCGACGAGGGCGCCTTCGTGGCCACCCGCACCCCCGAGGAGTTCGTGGCCGCCCTCGAACGCCCCCGCCGGCTGATCATCATGGTCAAGGCCGGCGACCCCACCGACGCGGTGATCCGCGAGTTCGCGCCGCTGCTCGAAGAGGGCGACGTGATCATCGACGGCGGCAACGCGCACTTCGAGGACACCCGGCGCCGCGAGCGGGAACTGCGCGCGCAGGGCATCCACTTCGTCGGCACCGGCATCTCCGGCGGCGAGGAGGGCGCGCTGAACGGCCCGTCCATCATGCCCGGCGGCTCCGCGCAGTCCTACGAGTCGCTCGGCCCGCTGCTGGAGCGGATCGCCGCGAAGGCCAAGGACGGCACCCCCTGCACCACCCACATCGGCCCGGACGGCGCCGGCCACTTCGTGAAGATGGTGCACAACGGCATCGAGTACGCCGACATGCAGCTCATCGCCGAGGCGTACGACCTGCTGCGCGCCATCGGCGGCTACACCCCGGCCCAGATCGCCGACATCTTCCGTACCTGGAACACCGGGCGGCTCGACTCGTACCTGATCGAGATCACCGCCGAGGTGCTGGCCCACACCGACGCCGCGACCGGCCGCCCCTTCGTGGACATCGTCGCCGACCAGGCCGAGCAGAAGGGCACCGGCCGCTGGACCGTGCAGACCGCGCTCGACCTCGGCGTGCCCGTCTCCGGGATCGCCGAGGCGGTCTTCGCCCGTTCGCTCTCCGGACACGCCGACCTGCGCGCCGCCTCCCGCGGCCTGCCGAGCCCGCAGGCGAAGGCCCTGTCCGGCCAGGCCGCGGCCGACTTCGCCGACCAGGTCGAACAAGCCCTGTACGCGTCGAAGATCGTCTCCTACACCCAGGGCTTCCACCAGATCCAGGCCGGCAGCGACGCCTACGACTGGGACATCGACCTGGGCCGGATCGCGGCCATCTGGCGCGGCGGCTGCATCATCAGGGCCGCGTTCCTGGACCGGATCACCGCGGCCTACGACGGCCGCCCCGACCTGCCCAGCCTGCTGTCCGACCAGCGGTTCGCCGACGAGATCGGCGCCGCGCAGGACGACTGGCGGGCCGTGGTGGCCGCGGCCGCGGCGGGCGGCGTGCCCGCCCCCGGCTTCTCGGCCGCGCTCGCCTACTACGATGCGCTGCGCGCCGAGCGGCTGCCCGCCGCCCTCACCCAGGGCCAGCGCGACTTCTTCGGCGCCCACACCTACCGGCGGATCGACCGCGAGGGCGTGTTCCACACGCTGTGGGGCGGCGACCGCGACGAGGTCGACGCCGGCTGA
- a CDS encoding PRC-barrel domain-containing protein has product MIESADLREWRDHDVVDEDSHKIGALEAVYVDTTTDLPAVATIRVGLPTRHRLVFVPVAEAVIGPGYVRVPYAKALVKSAPSIGTDDVLPVEDEEAIFQHYGLPYEPGAKGTRLLARR; this is encoded by the coding sequence ATGATCGAGTCCGCTGATCTGCGCGAGTGGCGCGACCACGACGTGGTCGACGAGGACAGCCACAAGATCGGCGCCCTGGAGGCGGTCTACGTGGACACCACCACCGACCTGCCCGCGGTGGCAACGATCCGGGTCGGACTGCCCACCCGGCACCGGCTGGTGTTCGTGCCCGTCGCGGAGGCAGTGATCGGCCCGGGCTACGTACGGGTCCCCTACGCCAAGGCGCTGGTGAAGTCGGCCCCCTCGATCGGGACGGACGACGTCCTTCCGGTCGAGGACGAGGAGGCGATCTTCCAGCACTACGGGCTCCCGTACGAGCCGGGGGCGAAGGGCACCCGGCTGCTCGCCCGTCGCTGA